Proteins encoded in a region of the Campylobacter geochelonis genome:
- the fumC gene encoding class II fumarate hydratase, whose product MDYRVEKDTMGEVKVPNSHYWAAQTQRSFENFKIGTEKMPDELIKAFALLKRALAKVNHDLGKLDSHKANAIIQACDEIMDGKFKDEFPLAIWQTGSGTQTNMNLNEVIANRATEILGGDFREKRLIHPNDDVNMSQSSNDTFPTAMHIVAVLQITNSLLPNLEKLKNSLEAKENEFKDIIKIGRTHLQDATPLTLGQEFSGYRYMLEHSSEQIKLSLKHLRELTIGGTAVGTGLNAHPEIGKRVSDELSKLTNEHFISSPNKFHGLTSHDALVFASGALKALAGNLMKIANDIRWLASGPRCGLGEINLPENEPGSSIMPGKVNPTQAEAVTMVVAQIFGNDTTIAFGASQGNFELNVFKPVIIYNFLQSVRLLSDCMDSFKFHCVDGITPNLEKIEHNLHNSLMLVTALNPHIGYENAAKVAKTAHKDGSSLKEAALKLGLLSAKDFDKFVVPKNMI is encoded by the coding sequence ATGGATTACCGTGTTGAAAAAGATACTATGGGCGAAGTCAAAGTCCCAAACAGCCATTACTGGGCAGCTCAAACTCAAAGAAGTTTTGAGAATTTTAAAATCGGCACTGAAAAAATGCCAGATGAGTTGATAAAAGCATTTGCGCTTTTAAAACGTGCATTAGCAAAGGTAAATCACGACTTAGGCAAGCTAGATAGTCATAAAGCAAACGCCATTATACAAGCTTGCGATGAGATAATGGATGGCAAATTTAAAGATGAGTTTCCACTAGCTATATGGCAAACCGGAAGTGGAACACAGACAAATATGAACCTAAACGAAGTTATCGCAAACCGCGCTACTGAGATTTTGGGTGGGGATTTTAGAGAAAAAAGGCTAATTCACCCAAACGATGATGTAAATATGAGCCAAAGCTCAAATGATACTTTTCCAACGGCTATGCATATAGTCGCGGTTTTGCAGATAACAAATTCTCTGCTTCCAAATTTAGAAAAGCTTAAAAATAGCCTAGAAGCAAAAGAAAATGAGTTTAAAGATATCATCAAAATAGGGCGAACGCACCTACAAGATGCCACTCCCTTGACGCTTGGACAAGAGTTTAGCGGATATCGATATATGCTTGAGCATTCAAGTGAGCAAATTAAGCTAAGTTTAAAGCATTTAAGGGAGCTAACAATCGGCGGAACTGCCGTAGGAACTGGGCTAAACGCACATCCTGAAATCGGAAAAAGAGTCTCAGACGAGCTTAGTAAACTAACAAATGAGCACTTTATCAGTTCGCCAAATAAATTTCACGGACTTACAAGCCATGACGCGCTTGTCTTTGCAAGTGGAGCGCTTAAGGCTTTGGCTGGAAATTTAATGAAGATAGCAAATGATATAAGATGGCTAGCGAGTGGTCCGCGATGTGGGCTTGGTGAGATAAATTTACCAGAAAATGAGCCTGGAAGTTCGATAATGCCTGGCAAAGTAAATCCAACTCAAGCAGAAGCCGTTACTATGGTGGTCGCTCAAATCTTTGGTAATGATACGACGATTGCATTTGGCGCTAGTCAAGGAAACTTCGAACTAAACGTGTTTAAGCCAGTCATTATCTATAACTTTTTGCAATCAGTCAGGCTGCTAAGCGATTGTATGGATAGCTTTAAATTCCACTGCGTTGATGGGATTACGCCAAATTTAGAAAAGATTGAGCATAACTTGCATAATTCGTTGATGTTAGTAACTGCGCTAAATCCGCATATCGGCTACGAAAATGCAGCAAAGGTTGCAAAAACAGCGCATAAAGATGGCTCAAGTCTTAAAGAAGCGGCGCTAAAACTAGGGCTTTTAAGCGCTAAGGACTTTGATAAATTTGTAGTTCCAAAAAATATGATATAA
- a CDS encoding ATP-dependent helicase codes for MPLSKLNTEQYLAATAPLGRNLIIASAGTGKTSTIVARIAHLLNSGTSPKKILLLTFTNKAASEMVSRLERYFDKKITTQITSGTFHAVSYALLKKLEKNVILKQPNDLKTLLKSLVERRKFNHISEVKPYGGVYLYDVYSLFQNKEGGGKKDSDFYSWFCKNYEEQAVYAEIYEDVLKEFEEEKAKFGYVDFNDLLLNMKKELVKGAPLSFDEILVDEYQDTNSLQGSLIDAFNTKSLFCVGDFDQSIYAFNGANIEIIGSFKDRYQDAKIYALNINYRSSSSILALANKVISNNPRLYPKNLIVSRDGSFKAPKLLVFDELFAQYVNISNLIKTSNVKKEEIAIIFRNNSSADGLEASLREQGIAAKRKGGMSFFESKEIKALINLIGIFINPKDIMAFMQICEYAKGVGSAASKEIYDALSALGHGDLVRGFLAPDFSVKVFESKKKNYQLGLFDEFDNIGDVSRFSNLGFNDEFLAHPVLKYQKLSSDGATMLYEIYKFLIKITHMTNLTSIIKSSISSKAYDMIADTLATKRATLKNGKVDLAIKDEAKNRIYQKLEILIQMSRNYKDINSFYNFITLGANELSEGEGVNLLSIHASKGLEFKLVFVVDLAQNRFPNLKLMGMGGSLEEERRLFYVAVTRAKDELILSYAKYDKIRKVSYQPSQFLIEAGMIKG; via the coding sequence ATGCCACTATCAAAACTAAACACCGAACAATACCTCGCAGCAACCGCTCCACTGGGGCGAAACCTTATCATAGCAAGTGCAGGAACTGGAAAGACTTCAACTATAGTCGCGCGCATAGCACACCTTTTAAACTCAGGCACAAGCCCTAAAAAAATCTTGCTTTTAACCTTTACAAACAAGGCAGCAAGTGAGATGGTAAGCAGGCTTGAGCGGTATTTTGATAAAAAAATCACCACGCAAATCACATCTGGAACTTTTCACGCCGTATCTTATGCTCTACTTAAAAAGCTAGAAAAAAATGTTATTTTAAAACAGCCAAATGATTTAAAAACGCTTTTAAAATCCTTGGTTGAAAGGCGTAAATTTAACCATATTAGCGAGGTTAAACCATATGGCGGAGTCTATTTATACGATGTTTACTCGCTTTTTCAAAACAAAGAGGGTGGGGGCAAAAAAGATAGCGATTTTTATAGCTGGTTTTGTAAAAACTACGAAGAACAAGCAGTTTATGCTGAAATTTATGAAGATGTTTTAAAGGAATTTGAAGAAGAGAAGGCAAAATTTGGCTATGTGGATTTTAATGATTTGCTTTTAAATATGAAAAAAGAGCTTGTAAAGGGCGCTCCACTTAGTTTTGATGAAATTTTAGTCGATGAGTATCAAGATACAAATTCGCTTCAAGGAAGCCTAATCGATGCGTTTAATACAAAAAGCCTTTTTTGTGTTGGTGACTTTGATCAAAGTATTTATGCGTTTAATGGCGCAAATATCGAGATAATCGGCAGTTTTAAAGACAGATATCAAGATGCTAAAATTTACGCGCTTAACATAAATTACCGCTCAAGCAGTAGTATTCTTGCGCTTGCAAACAAGGTCATATCAAACAACCCACGCCTCTATCCAAAAAACTTGATTGTAAGTCGCGATGGAAGCTTTAAGGCACCAAAATTGCTTGTGTTTGATGAACTTTTTGCTCAGTATGTAAATATATCAAATTTAATAAAAACCTCAAATGTCAAAAAAGAGGAAATCGCCATAATCTTTCGCAACAACTCAAGCGCTGATGGCTTAGAAGCAAGCTTAAGAGAGCAAGGAATCGCAGCAAAAAGAAAAGGTGGGATGAGTTTTTTTGAAAGTAAAGAAATCAAAGCGCTTATAAATTTAATCGGAATTTTTATAAACCCAAAAGATATAATGGCATTTATGCAAATTTGCGAGTATGCAAAAGGCGTTGGAAGTGCGGCGAGTAAGGAGATTTACGATGCTTTAAGTGCGCTTGGGCATGGGGATTTGGTTAGGGGATTTTTAGCTCCTGATTTTAGCGTAAAAGTCTTTGAAAGCAAGAAGAAAAACTATCAGCTTGGGCTTTTTGATGAGTTTGATAACATCGGCGATGTTTCTAGGTTTTCAAATCTTGGATTTAATGATGAGTTTTTAGCTCATCCAGTTCTAAAATATCAAAAGCTAAGTAGTGATGGTGCGACTATGCTGTATGAAATATATAAATTTCTTATAAAGATAACGCATATGACAAATTTAACTTCGATTATCAAATCTAGCATTAGCTCAAAAGCATATGATATGATAGCCGATACTCTTGCGACAAAAAGGGCGACGCTAAAAAATGGCAAGGTGGATTTGGCTATAAAAGATGAGGCTAAAAACAGAATTTATCAAAAGCTAGAAATTTTAATCCAGATGTCAAGAAACTATAAAGATATAAATAGTTTTTATAACTTTATAACCTTAGGAGCAAACGAGCTTAGCGAAGGCGAAGGTGTGAATTTACTAAGTATTCACGCAAGCAAGGGGCTTGAGTTTAAGCTAGTTTTTGTAGTAGACTTAGCGCAAAACCGCTTTCCAAATCTAAAACTAATGGGTATGGGCGGAAGCTTAGAAGAGGAGCGACGGCTCTTTTATGTCGCAGTTACAAGGGCAAAAGATGAGTTGATTTTAAGCTATGCAAAGTATGATAAAATCAGAAAAGTATCGTATCAGCCAAGCCAGTTTTTAATCGAAGCTGGTATGATAAAAGGATAG
- a CDS encoding ankyrin repeat domain-containing protein yields MNQTSKNFIITIAVIFITILAYLYKTNQLPNLTNQTSHFTITSDTNVSAIPGLSKYVTQEEVDEFGFSYSDIHCDKETNSTLIPLRNALQEKDTYKVINFLKEHNLSADIKMVDGKTPIMYSSFYNDLNTTMELYKIGANLHIKDRYKLNALAYAISINSANTVKFLLDNNVTMQETPVVQMYGAGVASFYRQIDKIIINNYDMQIGYETGITLFKCGEGRYGDGLNPFLYIVYSNLYDTAKVVLESGYKPTECSWGSNKYAVDCYKKITEYDNYEPMLELMLKYNVPGQPTKEQLKEAYDECYEDRAWFLNGDYDDYIYNATRLNKIMEKEGMKIKQPISKIEYDSNKARTLRYYNKHCTDKNGTFKDTKAYIDYANESAKEYAVSRFLRINKNNPSKVIYLDKNSSKSNSNLTDKNKNKN; encoded by the coding sequence TTGAACCAAACATCTAAAAATTTTATCATAACCATAGCTGTTATATTTATAACTATACTTGCATATCTTTATAAAACCAACCAACTACCAAATTTAACCAACCAAACCTCTCACTTCACAATCACTTCAGACACAAACGTTTCTGCTATACCAGGACTTAGTAAGTATGTAACTCAAGAAGAGGTTGATGAGTTTGGGTTTAGCTATTCTGATATCCATTGTGATAAGGAGACAAATTCCACTCTTATACCACTAAGAAATGCACTACAAGAAAAAGACACTTATAAAGTTATAAACTTTTTAAAAGAGCATAATCTAAGTGCGGATATTAAAATGGTAGATGGAAAGACTCCTATAATGTATAGCTCTTTTTATAATGATTTAAATACAACAATGGAATTATATAAAATAGGAGCAAACCTACATATTAAAGATAGATATAAACTAAATGCTCTAGCATATGCTATAAGCATAAACTCTGCGAACACAGTTAAATTTCTACTTGATAATAATGTAACTATGCAAGAAACCCCAGTGGTTCAAATGTATGGTGCAGGAGTAGCTAGTTTCTATAGACAGATAGATAAGATTATTATAAATAACTATGATATGCAGATAGGTTATGAAACAGGAATAACTCTGTTTAAGTGCGGAGAAGGTAGATATGGTGATGGTTTAAATCCTTTTTTATACATAGTTTATTCAAATTTATATGACACAGCAAAAGTTGTTTTAGAAAGTGGATATAAGCCAACTGAATGCAGTTGGGGTTCTAATAAATACGCAGTTGATTGCTATAAAAAGATAACAGAATATGACAACTACGAACCTATGCTAGAACTTATGCTTAAATACAACGTCCCTGGACAACCTACAAAAGAGCAGCTAAAAGAGGCGTATGATGAGTGTTATGAAGATAGAGCTTGGTTTTTAAACGGAGATTATGATGATTATATATACAATGCAACAAGACTTAATAAAATTATGGAAAAAGAAGGAATGAAAATAAAACAACCAATCTCTAAAATAGAGTATGATAGTAATAAAGCAAGAACCTTAAGGTATTATAATAAACACTGTACTGATAAAAACGGAACTTTTAAAGATACAAAAGCATATATAGACTATGCAAACGAAAGCGCAAAGGAATATGCAGTATCTAGATTTTTACGAATAAACAAGAATAACCCATCTAAGGTGATTTACCTTGATAAAAACTCAAGTAAGTCTAACTCAAATTTAACAGATAAAAATAAAAATAAAAACTAA
- the pbpC gene encoding penicillin-binding protein 1C, which translates to MLEKQESKILKDKNEQIIAMQISDDEIWRFYVNSNQIPNMLKQSTIFFEDRYFYRHFGVNPASILRAFWHNLTSKNRVGASTITMQVARMMNPKERTYTNKIVEIFNAFQLEWHFSKDEILTMYFNLAPYGGNIEGVKAASFFYFHKDLPHLSIAQMALLSTIPKNPNQNRLDRHSNVNSLKNSLVGKLYQGGIIDKSSYKRAKEQKFSPKRYAYINQAQIYSDIAFKNGLKTSNLNLNLQNALLNFLKKEMKTLKNKKVENASAVMIDNQKMQVIAYISSHNQNAKNGQNDGVKSLKNVGSTLKPFIYSLALDNGLITPQKELIDTEIYLSEYIPKNYNKGFVGIISASDALGFSLNIPAVKLNNILAKDSLYELLKKAGLTQFEKEHYGESIALGGISLSLLDLAHLYTIYANGGALKPLEVAGDIIDKNVSLISPQSAYLTAQMLLNAPRAYLNSVWKNTLYKPKIMFKTGTSANAIDLYTIGISKKYTIAVWMGNFDGSKTDELSGGSSAAKVVFDMFEYLEKSEGVSEFNQPTGIEKRKICVDAYELKNECKNLQTDFLIDSVKLKNDCEFYRNEELFYLLESGYITQDEVKNSRCFYKFQEIKPLISNLDKTIISLNGANSRLGIKCTAILGDEIYIKFNNENFKKVKNAKTIFKSFDIGKHEVLCLDENSNLSTFEFEVVKFR; encoded by the coding sequence ATGTTAGAAAAGCAAGAGTCAAAAATTCTAAAAGATAAAAATGAGCAAATTATCGCTATGCAAATCTCAGATGATGAAATTTGGAGATTTTATGTAAACTCAAACCAAATTCCAAATATGCTAAAACAAAGCACCATTTTTTTTGAAGATAGATACTTTTATCGCCATTTTGGTGTAAATCCAGCTTCGATTTTACGCGCATTTTGGCATAACTTAACTAGCAAAAACCGAGTAGGCGCTTCAACGATAACTATGCAAGTAGCAAGAATGATGAACCCAAAAGAGCGAACCTACACAAACAAAATAGTAGAAATTTTTAACGCATTCCAGCTAGAATGGCACTTTAGCAAGGATGAAATTTTAACGATGTATTTTAACCTTGCTCCATATGGCGGAAACATAGAAGGCGTTAAGGCGGCTTCATTTTTTTACTTTCACAAAGACCTACCTCATCTAAGTATCGCTCAAATGGCACTTCTTAGCACAATCCCAAAAAACCCAAACCAAAACCGCCTTGATCGCCACTCAAACGTAAACTCACTTAAAAACAGCCTTGTTGGCAAGCTTTATCAAGGTGGAATCATAGATAAAAGTAGCTATAAAAGGGCAAAAGAGCAAAAATTTAGCCCAAAAAGATACGCTTATATAAATCAAGCTCAAATTTATAGTGATATAGCGTTTAAAAATGGCTTAAAAACATCAAATTTAAACCTAAATTTACAAAACGCGTTGCTTAATTTTTTAAAAAAAGAGATGAAAACTCTAAAAAACAAAAAGGTAGAAAACGCAAGCGCAGTTATGATAGATAATCAAAAAATGCAAGTCATAGCCTATATCAGCAGCCACAACCAAAATGCTAAAAACGGACAAAATGATGGAGTAAAATCGCTTAAAAATGTCGGCTCAACACTAAAGCCATTTATCTACTCATTAGCCCTTGATAATGGGCTGATAACCCCACAAAAAGAGCTGATCGATACTGAAATTTATCTTAGCGAATACATTCCTAAAAACTATAATAAAGGCTTTGTCGGTATCATAAGCGCAAGCGATGCTTTGGGCTTTTCTTTAAATATTCCAGCTGTAAAACTTAACAACATTTTAGCAAAAGACTCCTTGTATGAGCTTTTAAAAAAAGCTGGTTTAACGCAGTTTGAAAAAGAGCATTATGGCGAGTCTATAGCGCTTGGCGGGATTTCGTTATCGCTTTTGGATTTAGCCCATCTTTATACGATATATGCAAACGGTGGCGCTTTAAAGCCACTTGAAGTTGCTGGAGATATCATAGATAAAAACGTCTCGCTTATAAGCCCACAAAGCGCGTATTTAACCGCTCAAATGCTTTTAAACGCGCCACGAGCATATCTAAACAGCGTTTGGAAAAACACACTTTATAAACCAAAGATTATGTTTAAAACTGGCACATCAGCAAACGCAATAGATCTTTATACAATCGGCATTAGTAAAAAATACACAATCGCAGTTTGGATGGGAAATTTCGATGGTAGCAAAACAGATGAGCTAAGTGGCGGAAGTAGCGCTGCAAAGGTGGTTTTTGATATGTTTGAATATCTTGAAAAAAGCGAGGGCGTAAGCGAGTTTAACCAGCCAACTGGCATAGAAAAAAGAAAAATTTGCGTTGATGCGTATGAGCTTAAAAACGAGTGTAAAAATTTGCAAACTGATTTTTTAATAGATAGCGTAAAGCTTAAAAACGACTGCGAATTTTATAGAAACGAGGAGCTTTTTTACCTGCTAGAAAGTGGCTATATCACTCAAGATGAGGTAAAAAATAGCAGATGTTTTTATAAATTTCAAGAGATTAAACCTCTTATTTCAAATTTAGATAAAACCATCATCAGTCTAAATGGCGCAAACTCACGACTTGGTATAAAATGCACCGCGATTTTAGGAGATGAAATTTATATTAAATTTAATAATGAAAATTTCAAAAAAGTTAAAAATGCAAAAACTATTTTTAAAAGCTTTGATATCGGCAAACACGAAGTTTTATGCCTAGATGAAAACTCAAATTTAAGCACTTTTGAATTTGAGGTTGTAAAATTTAGGTAA